The Mytilus galloprovincialis chromosome 7, xbMytGall1.hap1.1, whole genome shotgun sequence genome has a window encoding:
- the LOC143083441 gene encoding zinc finger protein 862-like isoform X1: protein MTDLAFSFVMPMLLLNIIYNVSFKTYNVICKLDQAKGLDVGNSYLNDKKACEFVKNIACVSRNETRDILKKTPFLSLTCDGSSDFMGDEYESLWVRSAQNGKIIEKFLDLGTAESAGSQDIFNYMKAVCFENSEDNTNQLWSKLIGFCSDGASNMQGIRNGVAALMKRENPEIVVTHCLAHRVELSFKHVKDDIKSSKLYDKTITLLLGLYYLYRRGPKQKKALKRAFSALNMTKILPTRVGGTRWMPHMLRAIHVIIKGYRGFKAHLESASHENPKAEGLAKILTDVAVVTFMLNLKEIISPLNRLSLILQKQNLTLYNGHAQIKATTEVLKICKPKVRGP from the exons ATGACAGACTTAGCATTCTCTTTCGTAATGCCCATGCTGTTGCTAAACATTATCTACAATGTAAGCTTTAAAACTTATAACGTTATATGTAAACTGGATCAAGCTAAAGGTCTTGATGTTGGCAATAGCTACCTGAATGACAAAAAGGCCTGTGAATTTGTCAAAAATATAGCCTGTGTTTCCAGAAATGAGACCAGagacattttgaaaaaaacaccatttcTGAGCCTCACCTGTGATGGGTCGTCTGACTTCATGGGGGATGAATATGAGTCATTGTGGGTAAGAAGTGCCCAAAATGGAAAGATAATTGAAAAGTTTTTAGATTTGGGTACTGCTGAATCTGCAGGATCTCAGGACATATTTAATTACATGAAAGCTGTTTGCTTTGAAAATTCAGAGGACAATACCAACCAACTGTGGAGTAAACTTATTGGCTTTTGCTCAGACGGTGCATCAAACATGCaag gTATAAGAAATGGTGTGGCTGCTTTGATGAAAAGAGAAAACCCAGAAATAGTTGTTACTCATTGCTTGGCTCACAGAGTTGAGTTAAGCTTTAAGCATGTTAAGGATGATATTAAGTCATCTAAATTGTATGATAAAACCATAACTCTTCTTCTTG GTCTTTACTACTTGTACCGCAGAGGTCCCAAACAGAAGAAAGCCTTAAAACGAGCTTTCAGTGCACTTAACATGACGAAAATACTTCCAACCCGTGTAGGAGGAACTCGTTGGATGCCACACATGCTTAGAGCAATACATGTTATTATCAAAGGTTACAGGGGATTTAAAGCTCACCTAGAAAGTGCTTCACATGAAAATCCAAAAGCTGAAGGACTTGCCAAAATTCTAACTGATGTAGCGGTTGTCACATTCATGTTAAATTTAAAG GAAATCATATCACCTTTGAACAGACTATCCTTGATTCTGCAGAAACAGAACCTAACATTGTATAATGGACATGCACAGATCAAAGCAACTACAGAAGTTCTAAAAATATGCAAACCCAA agtACGGGGACCATGA
- the LOC143083442 gene encoding uncharacterized protein LOC143083442 — MVAPLSKSGSVGSAFENCCKFYETNLQCKENFGSYVCHQCKWSIEKALNLYAKADDLTEKIESKSQQLQENVPRKRLCSLQQPSGKRHKSALQHDVRGPHTTLNKT, encoded by the exons atggtagctcccttatctaAAAGTGGCTCTGTTGGTTCCGCATTCGAAAACTGttgtaaattttatgaaactaaTCTACAGTGCAAAGAGAACTTTGGCAGTTACGTTTGTCATCAATGTAAATG GTCAATTGAAAAAGCTCTAAATCTATATGCAAAAGCAGACGATTTGACAGAAAAAATAGAATCCAAATCACAGCAGCTGCAAGAAAATGTACCAAGAAAGCGCTTATGTTCCTTACAACAACCATCTGGGAAAAGACACAAATCAGCTTTGCAACATGATGTTAgag gTCCACACACAACATTGAACAAGACATAA
- the LOC143083441 gene encoding E3 SUMO-protein ligase KIAA1586-like isoform X2, with the protein MYHCGHIWLCLQEVREVKERTGIRNGVAALMKRENPEIVVTHCLAHRVELSFKHVKDDIKSSKLYDKTITLLLGLYYLYRRGPKQKKALKRAFSALNMTKILPTRVGGTRWMPHMLRAIHVIIKGYRGFKAHLESASHENPKAEGLAKILTDVAVVTFMLNLKEIISPLNRLSLILQKQNLTLYNGHAQIKATTEVLKICKPKVRGP; encoded by the exons ATGTACCACTGTGGACATATCTGGTTATGCTTACAAGAAGTAAGAGAAGTAAAAGAACGTACAG gTATAAGAAATGGTGTGGCTGCTTTGATGAAAAGAGAAAACCCAGAAATAGTTGTTACTCATTGCTTGGCTCACAGAGTTGAGTTAAGCTTTAAGCATGTTAAGGATGATATTAAGTCATCTAAATTGTATGATAAAACCATAACTCTTCTTCTTG GTCTTTACTACTTGTACCGCAGAGGTCCCAAACAGAAGAAAGCCTTAAAACGAGCTTTCAGTGCACTTAACATGACGAAAATACTTCCAACCCGTGTAGGAGGAACTCGTTGGATGCCACACATGCTTAGAGCAATACATGTTATTATCAAAGGTTACAGGGGATTTAAAGCTCACCTAGAAAGTGCTTCACATGAAAATCCAAAAGCTGAAGGACTTGCCAAAATTCTAACTGATGTAGCGGTTGTCACATTCATGTTAAATTTAAAG GAAATCATATCACCTTTGAACAGACTATCCTTGATTCTGCAGAAACAGAACCTAACATTGTATAATGGACATGCACAGATCAAAGCAACTACAGAAGTTCTAAAAATATGCAAACCCAA agtACGGGGACCATGA
- the LOC143083439 gene encoding uncharacterized protein LOC143083439 produces MIEILRYLQQYVPGTRSEEELAKEDIRDETNAGLRPIAVGGDQLSVERIRCAHMARLDGDTPEERLEGVFAMVEDFHEKMNFLQVIMDKFYLTTSCRDAGTLYQLRNLINRRNVVTKVSKDYHADGEFIDLTTEAHVIAAALKHLEMNDMSSKCPKLPKGLHLADAHTQKHYIFQLCGQIVDKYFLNDIESSIDNLESGEDTNELHQQDDYVYSYATNFCKLGMLRKISILATRYGDGIRILRHWKYATLLYHQAHKTKYRLEGFLLMAGVNALYTPRQRHEVIHNRFINLRGGEGHNLDGDYVMELLNKYAKQRVKLLGPNHSAEVVERIGKTMMAINAIEENLHSQLKLAPVSAFHRTQKLDKDRKTLVKQLVDVNVFKKVPGREHSAIKQDKKDMFQSIDIKEFQTYIIQKKGEYALRKNAF; encoded by the exons ATGATTGAGATTTTGAGGTATCTGCAACAATACGTTCCTGGTACAAGATCAGAAGAAGAACTTGCTAAAGAGGATATAAG aGATGAAACTAATGCAGGTCTCAGACCTATAGCAGTTGGAGGTGATCAGTTGTCTGTAGAGAGAATTAGGTGTGCTCATATGGCCAGACTAGATGGAGACACCCCAGAGGAAAGATTGGAAGGAGTTTTTGCAATGGTGGAAGATTTCCATGAAAAGATGAACTTTTTGCAG GTAATTATGGACAAGTTCTATTTGACTACAAGCTGTAGAGATGCTGGAACTCTATATCAGCTCCGAAATCTGATAAATAGACGAAATGTAGTTACCAAAGTTTCAAAGGATTACCATGCTGATGGTGAATTCATTGATTTAACAACAGAAGCCCATGTAATTGCTGCTGCTTTGAAGCATTTGGAAATGAATGATATGTCCAGTAAGTGTCCAAAACTGCCAAAAGGTTTGCACTTGGCAGATGCCCATACACAAAAACATTACATTTTCCAATTATGTGGACAAATtgtagataaatattttttaaatgacattgaaAGTTCGATTGATAATTTAGAATCAGGGGAAGACACCAACGAATTGCACCAACAGGATGATTATGTTTATAGTTATGCCACTAATTTCTGCAAGCTGGGAATGCTAAGGAAAATATCTATTTTAGCAACCAGATATGGAGATGGAATTAGGATTCTTCGACACTGGAAGTATGCCACACTTCTTTACCATCAGGCACATAAAACTAAATATCGTCTCGAAGGATTTCTTTTAATGGCAGGTGTTAATGCCTTGTACACCCCTAGGCAAAGGCATGAAGTTATCCATAACCGCTTCATTAACCTCAGGGGTGGAGAAGGTCACAACCTAGATGGCGACTATGTTATGGAACTTCTTAATAAATATGCTAAACAAAGAGTAAAGTTACTCGGTCCAAACCATTCAGCAGAAGTGGTAGAAAGAATCGGGAAAACTATGATGGCAATAAATGCCATAGAAGAAAATTTACATTCCCAATTAAAACTTGCACCAGTATCTGCTTTTCACCGTACACAAAAGCTTGACAAAGATAGAAAAACTTTGGTGAAACAGCTGGTAGATGTGAATGTCTTCAAGAAAGTACCAGGAAGGGAGCATTCTGCAATTAAACAAGACAAAAAAGATATGTTTCAAAGTATTGACATTAAGGAATTTCAAACATACATCATCCAAAAAAAGGGAGAGTATGCCTTGCGCAAAAATGCATTTTAA